The following are encoded together in the Anopheles nili chromosome 3, idAnoNiliSN_F5_01, whole genome shotgun sequence genome:
- the LOC128723155 gene encoding uncharacterized protein LOC128723155 gives MFALSNPTVLVWVLLVAWFGIARAQLELAKNYVCTEDFCDNYRESNACDTLKTACRAQNATHNGIIFPSATPCSCCTTCVENLKLGDDCSVGGLGYPVPAGICGPGLYCKVAEGDEHPTCQPMLESSKCFTAQKAYDDQRQEGLVGHLLQRPECDGDGNFQPVRCIPGQTCYCVDEDGKRIFGEAVHTANIQISMRCECSRLAAKARSLLDSRYPVLTSRCDSKGSFDQLQCVDDMCVCVDMHSGRPTSDLRNVTRGLSSLPCFDKRLHENTTYLRDCERVKIAQIYDISEYATGEFNVLEFDQDICQPDGYYDRIQLHPSGAYHYCADRDGALIEDYRAPVSSRQAATMNCKCARARKLLLDSRSLEIPECCPNGNYQKLACRRGECYCVDEDGGQVGIERPAREKQLLPCYNGGDYCPLG, from the exons atgtTCGCATTATCCAACCCTACCGTGCTCGTTTGGGTGCTTTTGGTGGCATGGTTCGGAATCGCTCGAGCCCAACTCGAGCTGGCGAAGAATTACGTCTGTACGGAGGATTTCTGTGAC AACTATCGCGAAAGCAACGCATGTGACACGTTGAAGACGGCTTGCCGAGCGCAGAATGCCACTCATAATGGCATCATCTTTCCATCCGCGACGCCTTGTTCCTGCTGCACGACCTGCGTGGAAAACCTAAAACTCGGAGACGATTGCTCCGTAGGTGGGCTAGGCTATCCTGTGCCAGCTGGGATCTGCGGTCCAGGCTTATACTGCAAGGTAGCCGAAGGTGACGAACATCCAACCTGTCAACCGA TGTTGGAATCGAGCAAGTGTTTCACCGCACAGAAGGCTTATGACGACCAAAGGCAAGAGGGTCTTGTAGGGCATTTGCTGCAACGTCCAGAGTGCGATGGTGATGGAAACTTTCAACCGGTACGGTGCATACCGGGACAAAC ATGCTACTGCGTCGACGAGGACGGTAAGCGGATCTTCGGGGAAGCCGTTCATACCGCCAACATTCAGATCTCCATGCGATGTG AATGTTCGCGATTGGCAGCCAAAGCACGCTCCTTGCTGGACTCCAGGTATCCCGTGCTAACATCACGTTGCGATTCCAAGGGATCCTTTGATCAACTACAGTGTGTCGATGacatgtgcgtgtgcgtggacATGCACTCTGGCCGGCCAACGTCGGACCTACGTAACGTGACTCGTGGACTCTCTAGTTTACCGTGTT TCGATAAGCGGCTGCACGAGAACACGACCTACCTGCGAGACTGCGAGCGTGTTAAAATCGCACAAATTTACGACATCAGCGAGTACGCCACGGGTGAGTTTAACGTGCTGGAGTTTGATCAGGACATCTGTCAACCGGATGGGTACTACGATCGAATCCAGTTGCACCCATCCGGAGCGTATCACTACTGTGCTGATCGAGATGGGGCCCTGATCGAGGACTACCGGGCTCCTGTGAGCTCGCGCCAAGCTGCGACCATGAACTGCA AGTGTGCTCGAGCGAGGAAGCTACTGCTGGACAGTCGTAGCCTGGAAATACCGGAGTGTTGTCCAAATGGCAACTATCAGAAGTTGGCCTGTCGACGAGGCGAGTGTTACTGTGTAGATGAAGACGGAGGTCAGGTTGGAATCGAGCGACCTGCACGCGAGAAGCAACTGCTGCCCTGTTACAATGGCGGCGATTATTGT